A single genomic interval of Nitrospinota bacterium harbors:
- a CDS encoding nucleotidyltransferase domain-containing protein: MDKIELDIPLENIADICKRHDVSELSVFGSSVTGGYGEDSDVDLLVQFVPESRIGFIEFSKIGRELSEAIGRKVDLVPKNGLKPAVREDVLAHAKVIYAR; this comes from the coding sequence ATGGATAAAATTGAACTGGACATACCGCTTGAAAACATCGCCGATATCTGTAAACGGCACGATGTGTCCGAGCTGTCCGTTTTCGGCTCCTCGGTGACAGGTGGATATGGCGAGGATTCCGACGTGGATTTGCTTGTGCAGTTTGTTCCGGAATCCAGGATCGGTTTTATCGAGTTTTCAAAGATAGGCAGGGAGCTTTCCGAGGCCATTGGCCGGAAGGTGGACCTCGTCCCGAAAAACGGCCTTAAACCGGCGGTGCGTGAAGATGTCCTGGCCCACGCCAAAGTCATCTATGCGCGGTAA